Part of the bacterium genome is shown below.
CCCTCGTCGCTGACAATTATATCCTTAACTCTTATCCCCAGTGCCTCACCTCGTCTGAAACCGGTTGTAAGCAGAAATGAAAAAAAGTCAGCAAACCAGCGAATACCAAACTTTCTACAGGTATCAAGGATTTTTTTGAACTCCTCTTCGGTATATATTCCCCTTCCATTTAGTGTAGATGCAAAAGCACTATCTATCCTCGTCCTTTTTATAATACTTGCACCTACATATTTACTAAAATTTTAGAATATCATTATTTCCAAAACAAGTGTTTTCTTCTGGATAAATCAGATGTTTCTTATAGGATGTATATTCTAAATACCTTCCTTTGTCATTATATAGATTTTTTATGCCTTAATAAAATTATTGAAAACATTTAGGTTAAACTATATAATAGAATTCAGAATGGAAATAAAAGACGGAGATATTATAGAAGGGTATTTTTGGCCAGAGCCGGTAGAAGTAAAGAATGTTGAGATGATAGGAGGATTCGTTCGTATTATTGGAGCCACATTATATTCCAATACACATATAGACCAATTGCTGCCTACCACTGAAGTTGAAAATATTAAACAAAAAAGATTTATAAGAGATTTTACTGCTAATTCGGAAGAGATGTTTTTAGCATTGGAAGGACAGAGATATAAAAATGCTTCACTTTTTGACCCCCTACTGGCAATGAATGTCTCAAAGATAGACCCATTACCTTTTCAGATAGAAGCAGTATATGGTTATATCCTGCAATTACCTCATATAAGGTATCTTATAGCAGATGACCCAGGAGCGGGTAAAACAATAATGGCTGGACTTATAATTAAAGAACTTAAAATACGTGGTATAGTCAAAAGGATTTTAATAATAGTTCCTGGACATCTTAAAGACCAGTGGATAAGAGAAATGAAAGAAAAGTTCCAGGAATCATTTGAAGTAATAGATAGAAACAAAATGAATACTACATATAGTGAAAATCCTTGGACAAAAGAAGACCAGGTTATTACCTCTATGGATTTTGCAAAACAAGAAGATATTTTACCCTCGCTTGCCAGTTCCGAATGGGACCTAACTATAATAGATGAAGCGCATAAGTTTACTGCATATAAATACGGAGACAAAATAGGTAAAAGTGAAAGATATAAATTAGGTGAAGTTCTTTCCAAAATATCGGAACACCTCTTATTTCTTACTGCAACCCCTCATAAAGGTGACCCAGAAAATTACAGATTATTTCTTGACTTACTTGCACCTGGTTTCTTTGCCAAAACAGAATTGATTGAAGAATCTATAAAAAATAGAGATAATCCTCTTTTCATAAGACGGCTAAAAGAGGATATGAAGGATTTTAATGGTAAACCCATATTTAAACCACGGCATACTTTCACATTAAAGTTCAATCTTTCGGACAAAGAAAAGAACCTGTATAACAATCTTTCCAGATATGTTGTAACAGAATATAACAAGGCAATAAATCTAAACGGTAAAAGAAATATCGCGTTTGCTCTTTTGATACTACAGCGTAGAATGGCATCCAGTACATATGCGTTATTACAGTCATTGAAACGGCGTAAAAACAGATTGTCTCAATATTTTTCTGAAATAGAACCTCCTTTACCACATACGAAAGCAATTAAAATTGAGGACTATGAAGATGCTGAAGAATCTGAAAGATGGAAGATTGAAAATGAATGGGAAACTATCTCTTTCGCTGAAACTAAAGAAGAATTGAAAAGAGAGATAGGAATAATAGACAATCTGATAAAAGAAGCAGAGCAGATTATATCAGAGGAATGCGAGAAGAAACTTATAGAATTAAAAAAATCCATTGATGAGGGCTTCAAAAAAATAAGAGAGGTAGGAAGTAGTGAAAAAATACTTATATTTACAGAATCACGAGACACTATGGAGTATTTATATCAGAAAATTCGTTCTTGGGGATATAGGGTAAATTTTATACATGGCGGAATGCCTCTTATTGAAAGAGTAGAGGCAGAAAAGATATTCAAGAATGAAACACAGATAATGGTTGCAACAGAAGCAGCAGGTGAGGGTATCAACCTTCAGTTCTGTAATATTATGATTAATTATGATATTCCATGGAACCCTAATAGATTAGAACAACGGATGGGTAGAATTCACCGATATGGTCAGCAATATGATGTATATATCTATAACCTTGTGGCTCAAGAT
Proteins encoded:
- a CDS encoding helicase-related protein; the encoded protein is MEIKDGDIIEGYFWPEPVEVKNVEMIGGFVRIIGATLYSNTHIDQLLPTTEVENIKQKRFIRDFTANSEEMFLALEGQRYKNASLFDPLLAMNVSKIDPLPFQIEAVYGYILQLPHIRYLIADDPGAGKTIMAGLIIKELKIRGIVKRILIIVPGHLKDQWIREMKEKFQESFEVIDRNKMNTTYSENPWTKEDQVITSMDFAKQEDILPSLASSEWDLTIIDEAHKFTAYKYGDKIGKSERYKLGEVLSKISEHLLFLTATPHKGDPENYRLFLDLLAPGFFAKTELIEESIKNRDNPLFIRRLKEDMKDFNGKPIFKPRHTFTLKFNLSDKEKNLYNNLSRYVVTEYNKAINLNGKRNIAFALLILQRRMASSTYALLQSLKRRKNRLSQYFSEIEPPLPHTKAIKIEDYEDAEESERWKIENEWETISFAETKEELKREIGIIDNLIKEAEQIISEECEKKLIELKKSIDEGFKKIREVGSSEKILIFTESRDTMEYLYQKIRSWGYRVNFIHGGMPLIERVEAEKIFKNETQIMVATEAAGEGINLQFCNIMINYDIPWNPNRLEQRMGRIHRYGQQYDVYIYNLVAQDTREGEVFAKLFDKLEEIRRAMGNDRVFDIIGEELFGKNLYQLICEAAAGIRSSKEIIEEIDLPVDEEYIAKIKELCGESLATRYIDYSRIKEISEKAKEYKLIPEYIEEFFKKGFIKAGGNYRITHDGFISIDSIPYDIRNIGKETDFKNRYGPLAKSYSKITFDKEIAFKNSDSEFVCFGHPLFEALLEWVKRTFAISLQKGAVFTDPSGRYNGTLWFFEGEVKDGKGEIAGKKLMAILDNGKQITEINPAVIWDLVPTTSTSPLVLTLREDDAKKVMIDVLNRYKEELIQQRKKQAEIKEKYGVRSLEYLRNKTDAELVELYERHEKGEKVDLPILNKKERLNSYKRALTELKNQIRYETTLSFTMPKLIGCVCVVSKTEKGMETDEEIERVGMMIAMEYEKKCGRVPVDVSKENLGFDIRSKGERETRYIEVKARSEEGTIALTPNEWFNAKRFREEYWLYIIANASKNPELYIINNPAKMCFPEEKIEIVRYLIKPDEWKSKGKKT